A region of Jonquetella anthropi DSM 22815 DNA encodes the following proteins:
- a CDS encoding papain-like cysteine protease family protein produces the protein MENWADEQRHIPVPEGYRLESDAAADPGAGDAEGSPYFCHLDFFNAVSTDRLTILPRFRTYQQTRPYSCASAVALMVLEHFGRSDWEELEIADVMASYHGLPPETRRPVPVSDLARFFLDLGWKVSSNVEYTKPFDAEELTRPWLLSPYASFPSERHFSRFCRWCLRHNWPMMVENIDWGGHWRLIVGYDTMGTETLADDVLILVDPHDTADHCQDGFVVEHLEKFFHTWYDIFVMEPHERLQPWVVAYPSE, from the coding sequence GTGGAAAACTGGGCTGACGAGCAGCGGCATATTCCAGTTCCCGAAGGGTACCGGCTTGAGTCGGACGCGGCGGCCGATCCGGGGGCGGGCGACGCCGAGGGGTCGCCGTACTTCTGTCATCTGGACTTTTTCAACGCGGTCAGCACGGATCGGTTGACCATTCTGCCGCGCTTTCGGACGTACCAGCAGACCCGGCCGTACAGCTGCGCGTCGGCAGTGGCTCTCATGGTACTGGAGCACTTCGGCCGGTCCGACTGGGAGGAACTGGAGATCGCCGACGTCATGGCGTCGTATCACGGCTTGCCGCCGGAGACCCGGCGGCCCGTGCCGGTGAGCGACCTGGCGAGGTTCTTTCTGGATTTGGGCTGGAAAGTGTCCAGCAACGTGGAGTACACGAAACCGTTCGATGCCGAGGAGCTGACGCGGCCGTGGCTTCTGTCGCCCTACGCGTCATTCCCGTCGGAACGGCACTTTTCCCGGTTCTGTCGGTGGTGTCTGCGCCACAACTGGCCGATGATGGTGGAGAACATCGACTGGGGCGGTCACTGGCGCCTGATCGTGGGGTACGACACCATGGGAACCGAAACTTTGGCCGACGACGTCCTGATCTTGGTTGACCCGCACGACACGGCCGACCACTGTCAGGACGGCTTTGTGGTGGAGCACTTGGAGAAGTTCTTTCACACGTGGTACGACATCTTCGTCATGGAGCCCCACGAGCGGCTCCAGCCGTGGGTCGTCGCTTATCCGAGCGAATAG
- a CDS encoding Zn-dependent hydrolase — MNAGLQFARRLVEEVAQIGRTDQGVTRLGFSPADRQARELLIERMTSVGASVRADSVGNLWFSLPGTNPNHPGILMGSHLDSVPQGGDFDGVLGVACAAAVMDQASRREPLTRSLNCVVFACEESSRFRLSCVGSRAVAGQLSLSQMIRFKDSGGVSLLNAIRGFGCEPVTLDRDLLVPGSYEAFLELHIEQGPALDSSDDQLGVVEAIAAPTRFSVTIFGRADHSGACPMELRHDALAAASEVVLVVERVGRAYSPRRVVAAVTTCRVFPNAINVVPGRVELAVDLRGIDRRAIDEAYQAIVQEIDRVAGERQIRIDRELLGSSEPVVLDALLVHRLKAFAQNKGYKVRVMPSGAGHDSMYVAPLIPTAMIFVPCRDGRSHCPEESIDWDRVEPGYDVLESAALTLAARP; from the coding sequence ATGAACGCCGGACTTCAATTCGCCCGCCGGCTGGTGGAAGAGGTCGCCCAAATCGGCCGAACCGATCAGGGCGTGACCCGGCTGGGCTTTTCGCCTGCCGACCGGCAGGCCCGGGAGCTCTTAATCGAACGAATGACGTCCGTCGGCGCGTCGGTCCGCGCCGACTCGGTAGGGAACCTGTGGTTCAGCCTGCCGGGGACGAACCCAAACCACCCGGGGATCCTGATGGGCTCTCACCTCGACTCGGTCCCTCAGGGCGGCGACTTCGACGGCGTGCTGGGCGTGGCATGCGCCGCGGCCGTGATGGACCAAGCGTCGCGCCGCGAGCCTTTAACGAGGTCGCTGAACTGCGTCGTCTTCGCCTGCGAGGAGTCAAGCCGATTTCGGCTCTCCTGCGTCGGCAGCCGGGCCGTGGCCGGCCAGCTGTCCCTGTCCCAGATGATTCGCTTTAAGGACTCGGGCGGCGTCTCCCTGCTGAACGCCATTCGCGGCTTTGGCTGCGAGCCGGTGACGCTCGACAGGGATCTGCTCGTCCCCGGCTCGTACGAAGCGTTTTTAGAGCTGCACATCGAGCAGGGCCCCGCCCTCGACTCGTCAGACGACCAGCTGGGCGTGGTGGAGGCCATCGCCGCGCCGACCCGATTTTCCGTCACGATTTTCGGCCGAGCGGACCACTCGGGAGCGTGCCCGATGGAGCTTCGGCACGACGCTCTGGCCGCCGCTTCGGAGGTCGTTCTGGTGGTGGAGCGGGTCGGCCGGGCCTATTCGCCGCGCCGAGTCGTCGCCGCCGTGACAACCTGCCGGGTGTTTCCCAACGCCATCAACGTGGTGCCGGGACGGGTCGAACTGGCCGTCGACCTGCGGGGGATCGACCGGCGGGCCATCGACGAGGCCTATCAGGCGATCGTTCAGGAAATCGACCGGGTCGCGGGCGAGCGGCAGATCCGAATCGACCGGGAGCTTCTCGGCTCGTCCGAGCCGGTCGTCTTGGACGCCCTGCTGGTTCACCGGCTGAAGGCGTTCGCCCAGAACAAAGGCTACAAGGTCCGCGTCATGCCCAGCGGCGCGGGACACGATTCGATGTACGTGGCCCCGCTCATTCCGACGGCGATGATCTTCGTCCCCTGCCGGGACGGCCGAAGCCACTGTCCGGAAGAATCGATCGACTGGGACCGGGTCGAGCCGGGCTACGACGTCCTCGAGTCGGCTGCCCTGACGCTGGCCGCCAGACCGTAA
- a CDS encoding TRAP transporter large permease, with protein sequence MTAFLMALLITALLGSVPIFVALGGAVLCSMLLFTPLDPMVLVQRAFAGIDKFALMSMPFFIFAANVMDRGGLSTRILKWTKSLVGARSGGLAYTTQFTCMVFGSLCGSSPATVVAMGRLLYPELRAEGYSQSFAAGLVTSAGSVSLIIPPSITLIMYAAVTGVSVGSLFMAGISAGIVYGLANVVYIWFYLRRHPAKTSAPSTWAQVWRQTVESAWSLLTPVIILGGIYCGVFTPTEAAGVSVVYCLFVGMFIYREINLKDLMDVCLRSAVTCAQVLILVAMAQSFGWFLTVARIPQTVTAAVISSVKSPLVFIALVNAILLIVGMFMEGLAAIVILGPLFFTIGTSLGIDPLHLGIIMVSNLALGNFTPPFGLNLFVASSVTGLSLSEVIGASAKFILVAIGGLLVISYCPPLSTFLAGWVYGS encoded by the coding sequence ATGACCGCGTTCCTGATGGCCCTGCTCATCACGGCCCTTCTCGGCAGCGTGCCGATCTTCGTCGCGCTGGGCGGCGCCGTGCTGTGCAGCATGCTCCTTTTTACGCCTCTTGACCCGATGGTGCTCGTCCAGCGGGCGTTCGCCGGCATCGACAAGTTCGCCCTCATGTCCATGCCCTTTTTCATCTTCGCAGCCAACGTGATGGACCGGGGCGGCCTGTCGACCCGAATCCTGAAATGGACGAAAAGCCTCGTCGGCGCCCGGTCCGGCGGTCTGGCCTACACGACCCAGTTCACCTGCATGGTGTTCGGTTCGCTCTGCGGCTCGAGCCCGGCAACCGTGGTCGCCATGGGCCGGCTTCTCTACCCGGAACTGAGAGCCGAAGGGTACAGCCAGTCGTTCGCCGCCGGCCTCGTGACGTCCGCCGGATCGGTGTCGCTGATCATCCCGCCGTCGATCACCCTGATCATGTACGCGGCCGTCACCGGCGTCTCGGTGGGCAGCCTCTTCATGGCCGGAATCAGCGCCGGGATCGTCTACGGGCTGGCCAACGTCGTCTACATTTGGTTTTACCTGCGCCGCCACCCGGCCAAGACGTCCGCCCCGTCGACGTGGGCTCAGGTGTGGCGTCAGACCGTCGAGTCGGCTTGGTCGCTGCTGACGCCGGTCATCATTCTGGGCGGCATTTACTGCGGCGTGTTCACCCCGACGGAAGCGGCCGGTGTCTCGGTCGTCTACTGTCTGTTCGTCGGCATGTTCATCTACCGGGAGATCAACCTCAAGGACCTGATGGACGTGTGTCTCCGCTCGGCAGTGACCTGCGCCCAGGTGCTGATTCTGGTGGCAATGGCTCAGAGCTTCGGCTGGTTTTTGACCGTGGCGCGGATTCCCCAGACCGTCACGGCGGCGGTCATCTCCAGCGTCAAGTCGCCGCTGGTCTTCATCGCGCTGGTGAACGCCATTCTGCTGATCGTCGGCATGTTCATGGAAGGGCTGGCGGCGATCGTCATCCTCGGACCGCTCTTTTTTACCATCGGCACGTCCTTGGGCATCGACCCGCTCCACCTGGGCATCATCATGGTTTCCAACTTGGCCCTTGGGAACTTCACCCCCCCGTTCGGCCTGAACCTGTTCGTGGCCAGCTCGGTCACCGGCCTGTCGCTGAGCGAGGTCATCGGCGCGTCGGCCAAGTTCATTCTGGTGGCCATTGGCGGCCTGCTGGTCATCTCCTACTGCCCGCCGCTTTCCACGTTCTTGGCCGGCTGGGTCTACGGCTCCTGA
- a CDS encoding TRAP transporter small permease gives MSFLERFERLFCSLALLVTALVLFINVALRYLFNSSTSWAEELIRYLMVWITFIGASLCVRQSAHIRMDFLLGRFSERTKRAVGRVVFGLSALFCLALTWYGVRLTAFSYRMGQTSPALGIPIWAVYLCVPVGSFMAAWQFARLALGLREDRA, from the coding sequence ATGTCGTTTTTGGAACGGTTTGAACGGCTTTTCTGCTCCTTGGCGCTGCTCGTCACGGCTCTCGTCCTGTTCATCAACGTGGCGCTCCGGTACCTGTTCAACAGCAGCACGAGCTGGGCTGAAGAGCTCATTCGCTACCTGATGGTCTGGATAACCTTTATCGGCGCGTCGCTCTGCGTCCGGCAAAGCGCCCATATCCGAATGGACTTTCTGCTGGGACGCTTTTCCGAGCGGACGAAAAGAGCGGTCGGCCGGGTCGTCTTCGGCCTGTCGGCCCTTTTCTGCCTCGCGCTGACGTGGTACGGCGTTCGGCTCACCGCGTTCAGCTACCGAATGGGACAGACGTCTCCTGCGCTGGGAATTCCGATTTGGGCTGTTTACCTGTGCGTCCCGGTCGGCAGCTTCATGGCGGCGTGGCAGTTCGCCCGGCTCGCGCTGGGCCTTCGGGAGGACCGAGCATGA